The following nucleotide sequence is from uncultured Roseateles sp..
CTGTGATGGCGCTGCGCCTGCCGAAACTGCTGCTGGGTCTGCCGTCCTACGGCATCAACGGCATCGCCGTGGCGCTGGGCATCGCGCTGATACAGATCGTCATCGGCGCCAGCTTCGGCACCGTCGCGGCGCTGACGGCGGCCACCGGCGCCATCCTCGGCAGCCTGGCCGATGTGCCGCTGGCGCCCAGGCGCACCCGCCGCCGCGTGCTCACCGCCGCGCTGCTGGGCTGCGGGGTCAGCCTGCTGGTGAGCCTGCTCAAGCCCTGGCCGATGGCGCTGGGCGCAGCCACCGTGCTGCTCAGCTTCGCGGCCAGCATGACCCTGGTCTGGGGCGTGCGGGCCGGGCCTATCTCCTTCGTGCCGATACTGGCCCTGGTGTTCACCATGGCCACGCCGCCGAGCAGCGGGCTGCAGCCCCTGCTGGTGCACGGGGGCTGGACGTTGCTGGGCGCTGTCCTCTACCTGGCCTGGGCCTCCTGCACCTCGACCCTGCTGCAGCCGCGGCTGCGCACGCTGGCGCTGGCCGCCGCGCTGGAGGCCACCGCCGATCTGCTGCGCTCGCGTGGCGAATTGCTGGCCGCCGACGACCCCGAGGGCCCGGCCGCCAGGCCGCTGCAGGACTGGATCAAGCGCCAGATGGTGCTGGACGAGCGCCTGCAGGCAGCTCGCGATCTGCTGTTCGCCGCGCCCGAGCCGACGCTGCCGCAGCGCCAGATCGCGATGCTGCTGCTGGCCATCGACCTGCGCGACACCCTGCTGGCCAGCGAGCTGGACCTGGAGCTGCTGGGCCGTGATGCGGCGGCTCATCGTCTGCGCCAGGCGCTGGCTGCCGCCGTGGCCGAAATGGCGATGGTGCTGGACGGCGTCGCCCGTGCCGTGCGTCTGCAGCAAACCGAGGCACCGGCGCTGAGCGGGGCGGCCGACACGTTGCGGCAGCTGGTGAGCACCGGCCTGTTTGACCATGGTGACCGGCGCGAACGGCTGGCCACCCTGTCGCTGAACCGGGCCGGCCATATGCGCGACGACCTGGCGCGCATCCAGGCCGCGCTGCGCGGCGAGCCGGTGCCGCTGCCGCTGTCCCATGCCGAGCTGCAGCTGTTCGTCTCGCCCGAGGGCTGGCCGCTGCAGGCGGTCCGTGCCCACCTGAGCCTGGCCTCGCCGGTGCTGCGCCACGCGCTGCGCATGGCGCTGGCGCTGGGTTGCGCCTACTTCATCGCGCTGGCCCTGCCCTGGGCTTCACACCCGCACTGGCTGGTGCTGAGCGTGGCCGTGGTGCTGCGCGGCAATCTGGAGCAGACCCTCGCCCGGCGCGATGCCCGTGTGGCAGGCACGATGCTGGGCTGCGTGTTGGTGCTGGGCCTGTCGCTGCTGGGTGCGCCCTGGTTGTCGACCCTGATCTTCCTGCTGGCGGTCGGCATCGCCCATGCGTTCGTGACCCGGCGCTACCTGGTCACGGCCACCGCGGCCACCGTGATGGCGCTGCTGCAGGCCCATCTGGCCCATCCGGCCGGTGGCTTCGGCATTGGTGAGCGGCTGGCCGACACCGTGCTGGGCGCGCTGCTGGCCTGGGGCTTCAGCTATGTGCTGCCCTGGTGGGAGCGGCGCAGCCTGAAGAACCTGCTGGCGCGGGTGCTGCGCAGCCTCGGTGCGCTGGCCCGCGAATCGTTGCGCTGGCCCGAGGGCGAGGCGCCCGACCTGCAGCTGCGCCTGGCGCGTCGTGAGGTCTTCGACGCGATGGGCGTGATCGCCACCAGTGCGCAGCGCACCCGGGCCGAGCCCGAACGCGTGCGGCTGCCGCTGTTCTCGCTGGCTGCGCTGCTGGTCCAGGCCCATGTGCTGCTGGCCCAGCTGGCAGCGCTGCGTACCCTGCTCAAGCGCCGGCGGGACGAACTCGACGCCACCCAAACCCAGGCCGCGCTGCAGGCGGCCGCCGCCCAGCTGGCTCATCTGCTGGCCGCACCCAGCAGCGCCAGCAACGAGGAGTTGGCCACTCTGGCCGGCAGCGAGGCGCCCTTGCTGAGCCTGAGCGAGGACGATGCCTCGCTGATGCCCTGGCTGCACCGCCGTCTGGCGATGATCACCCGCGCCGCGGCACGGGTCACGCAGGCCGCGCGGGCACTGAAGGATCAGGCCGGCGGCTCGTAGCCCTCAGTGCGTCATCAGCAGGTCGGCCACATGCGCGTCGTCGGCCCAGCTGACGATCTCCAATCCGCCCTCGCTGACGCGCACCCGGTTGAGCCCGGCGTTCGGTATCGCGCACTCGCGCGGGCCATGCAGTGACAGGCCCAGGGCGGTGCGATAGACCATGTCCAGCACGCCGCCATGGGTGACCACGGCCAGGGTGCGGCCGGCGTGGGCCGCGCTCAGTGCCTGCAGCGCCTCATTTACCCGCGCATGGAAGCGCCGCCGGCTCTCGGCGCCACCGGGCAGCTCGTAGTCGGGGTCGTGCTGCGCCCACAGGGCGAACTCCGCCGGGTGGCGCTGGCGGATGTCGTCGAAGGTCAGGCCCTCCAGCAGGCCGAAGGCCTGTTCGCGCCAGCCGGCGCTGTAGCTGGGCGCGAGGCCCAGCGCGGCCGCGGCCGGGGCGGCGGTCTGGCGCGTGCGCATCAGGTCGCTGCAGACCATCGCATCGACACGCTCCTGTGCCAGGCGCCCGGCCATGCGCTCGGCCTGGGCCAGGCCGTTGGCATTCAAGGGCACATCGATCTGGCCCTGGAAGCACTGGCGGCGGTTCCAGTCGGTCTCGCCGTGGCGTATCAGTATCAGCTCGGTCAGATCCATGGCTGCGGCAGCTGCTCCACGGCCAGCATTTCCTTGACGGCCGGGCGCTCCAGCAGGCGCTGCAGATAGGGGCCGATGTAGGCAAAGCTGCGGGCCGGGCGGGCCATATTGCGCGTCCAGCGGCACAGCATCAACGCGTAGGCGTCGGCCAGCGAGTAGTCGGCGCCGAGCAGCCAGGGGCCGCCGGCGCTGGCCAGCTGCGCGTCAAGCTGTTCCAGCAACGAGGCCACCTTGAGCTCGGCCTGGGCCTTGACCTGGGCCGCGCCCTCGGTGTTGCCGGCGTCCACCGCGCGCTCCGGGTAGAAGTAGCCGAGCAGGGTGGCCTGCAAGGTGTTGGTCATCCAGATCAGCCATTTGTACAGCTGAGCGCGCTCGGGCGTGCCGACGGCGGGGGCCAGGCGGGCCTCGGGATGGAGGTCGGCCAAGTGCAGGCAGATGGCGGCGCACTCGTACAGCACCAGATCGCCATCAACCAGCACCGGGATCAGGCCGTTGGGGTTGAGCCTCAGATAGTCGGCCGATTTGTGCTCGTCCTGGTCCTTGTTCACCAGGCGCAGCTCGAACGGCGCACCGATCTCGCGCAGCAGCGCATGGGGCGCCATGCTGGCGTTGCTGGGGTAGTAGAAGAGTTGAATCATGGCGTGGGGGTGGTTTGAGGCACAGCCGCCATCATCGCCCAAGTCGGGCCATGGTCTGTTCGGACTGCGCGCGCGCCGGGCCTGTCATGCGGCCTGCCTAGGCTTGCACCATCAATCACATCGGGGAGTCCGCAGCATGACCATCACCACACGCCCATCAAGCTCCTGGGTCGCCGCGCTGGCCCTGGCCGCCGGCCTGCTGGCCAGCCCGGCCCAGGCCGCGGAGCAATGGCACTTGGTCGGCAGCGACAGCTTTACCGTGCCCACCGCCCTGTACCGCTCCCAGGGGCTGACGACCGACGGCCAGCAATGGTATTTCTCCTGGCAGTACGGCCTGGAGCGTGCCGCGCTGAACGATTTCACCAGCCTGCAGCGCAATTCGAACCTGAACCTGTCCAACGGCAAGCTGACGCCCGGCATCCCGCTGGAGCTGATCGCCGGTTTCGGTGCGAGCCATATCGGTGACATCGACACCTACGGCGGCAAGATCTACGCGCCGATCGAGGACGGCAACAAGCGCGCCGACGGCAGCCGCTACCTGAATCCGCTGATCGGCGTGTTCAATGCCAGCGACCTCAGCTACACCGGCAGCTTCTACAAGCTCTCGCACGACGACCTGCATGCCGGCGTGCCCTGGGTGGCCGTCGATGGCGCCAAGGGCCTGGCCTACACGGCCGAGTGGGATGACACGGTACGCATCAATATCCACAAGCTCGGCGACTTCTCCAGTCAGGGCTATCTGGCGCTGGACCGGCCGCTGGACCGCATCCAGGGCGCCAAAGTCTGGAACGGCGGCCTGTACGCCTCCACCGACGATGCCAACAAGACCGTCTACCGCATCGATCTGGCCACCGGCCATGTGGACGAGCTGTTCCGCGAGGACTTCGGCGTGCCGGCCGGCACCAAGATCGAGGTCGAGGGCCTGAGCTTTCTGCAGACCGCCGACAAGGGCAGCCTGCATGTGCTGCGCATCGTCGGCGATGCCAGCAACCTCGCCGATCCGCTGTTGCATGTCGCGCTGGACCATTACGCGCTGGCGCCGGTGCCCGAACCCGCCAGCCTGGGCCTGATGCTGGCCGGCCTGGGCCTGCTGCTGGGCTTCGCCCGCCGCCGCTGAAGCAGCGCGGGCCGGCCCAGGGGCTGGCCCTATAGGGTGATGCGGGCTCCTGTGTTGGAATCGGGCCAACGGGAGCCCGCATGAAACTTTTTCTGAAGCGTCTGGTCCAGACCCTGCTGGCCCTGGTCCTGCTCATTGCCATGGGCCTGGCCTGGTATGTCTACAGCAAGCAGCCACAGCGCTCGGGTCAGGTCTTGATCGCCGGGCTGACGGCGCCGGTGACGGTGCGCTATGACGAGCTGGGTGTGCCCCACATCGAGGCCGGCAACGAGATCGACCTGTACCGCGCCCTGGGCTATGTGCATGCCCAGGACCGGCTGTTCCAGATGGAGATGCTGCGCCGCCTGGCCCGCGGCGAGCTGGCCGAGGTGCTGGGCCCCAAGCTCGTGCCCACCGACAGGCTGTTCCGTGCGCTGGGCATACGCGTGCACGCCGATGCCTATGCGGCGCGCTGGATCAAGGACAAGTCCGGCACGCCGGCGATGCAGACTCTGCAAGCCTATCTCGATGGCATCAACCAGTACCAGGACAGCCGGCCGGCGCCGCTGGAATTCCAGCTGCTGGGCATACCGAAGCGGCCGTTCACCGTGGCCGACACCATCAGCGCTGCCGGCTACATGGCCTACAGCTTTGCCGCGGCCTTCCGCACCGAACCGGTGTTGACCCAGGTGCGCGACCAGCTGGGCCCGGACTACCTGAAGATCTTCGACCTCGACTGGAAGCCCGACGGGGCGATCCGCAAAGGCTTGCAGAACGAGCAGCAGACCGCCGGACTGCAGAGCGGCGATTGGCAAGACCTGGCCCGTGTGGCGCGGCTCAGCGCGGAGGCGCTGGAGGCCGCCGGCTTGCCGGCCTACGAGGGCAGCAACGCCTGGGTGGTGGCGGGAGCGCGCACGGCCAGCGGCAAGCCCTTGCTGGCCGGCGATCCGCATATCGGCTTCTCTGCGCCGGCGGTCTGGTTCGAGGCCCATCTGAAGGCGCCGGGCTTCGAGCTCTACGGCCACTTCCAGGCCCTGAATGCGATGGCGGCGCTGGGCCACAACCAGCAGTTCGGCTGGAGCCTGACGATGTTCCAGAATGATGATCTGGACCTGATCGTCGAGAAGGTCAATCCGGCCAATCCGCAGCAGGTGATGTTCCAGGGCCAGTGGGTGGACCTGGAGACGCGTGAGGAAACCTTGAAGGTCAAGGGCGCCGAGCCGATCAAGCTGCAGCTGCGCCGCTCCAGGCACGGCCCCATCATCAACGACGCGCTGGACAGCACGGCCGGCAAGGCGCCGATCGCCATGTGGTGGGCCTATCTGGAAACCGAGAACCCCTTGCTGGAGGCCTTTTACGAGCTCAACCGGGCGGCCACGCTGGACAAGGCACGCGCTGCCGCCAGCAAGATCCACGCACCCGGCCTGAACGTGGTCTGGGCCAACGCCAAGGGCGACATTGCCTGGTGGGCGGCGGCCAGCTTGCCCATGCGCCCCGAGGGTGTGAACCCGACCTTTCTGCTGGACGGCAGCACCGCCGAGGCCGACAAGCTGGGCTTCCAGCCCTTCAGCAGCAACCCGCAGGAGGAGAACCCGGCACGCGGCTACATCGTCTCGGCCAACCACCAGCCCGCGGCAACGGCGCCCATCCCCGGCTACTACAACCTGTGGGACCGCGCCCAGCGCCTGGACGAGCTGCTGCGCAGCCCCTCGACGCCCTGGACGATGGAGAACAGCAAGGCCTTGCAGCTCGACGTGCAGATCAGCTACGGTCCGCGCACCCTGGCGCCGCTGCTGCCGCTGTTGCGCCAGGTGGTGACCGAGCCCGCCGAGCAGGCCCTGCTGGAGCAGTTGGTCGGCTGGAAGGGCGCCTATGACAAGGAGGCCGTGGCGCCCACGCTGTTCTCCCAGCTGCTGTTCGATCTGGCCCGCGAGGCAATGAGCGATGAGCTGGGCGAGGCGGCATTCAACAATCTGCGCCGTACCCGTGCGCTCGATCATGCGTTGCCGCGGCTGATGGCCGATGCCGCCTCCCCCTGGTGGGACAAGCGCGGCACACCGGCAGTGGAAACGCGGGAGGACATCGTCAAGCTCGCCTGGGCCGCCAGCCTGGCCCATCTGCGCCAGACGCTGGGACCGGACAGCGCAGCCTGGACCTGGGGCAGGGCCCACACCCTGACGCACAAGCACCCGCTGGGCCAGCAGCCGCCGCTGGACAAGCTGTTCGATGTCGGTCCCTTCGCCATGCCCGGCGGCCGCGAGACGCCGAACAACCAGTCCAGCGCCGTCGGCCCGGCGCCCTGGGCGGTCAGCAACGGCCCGTCCACCCGGCGGTTGATCGACTTTGCCGACCCCGGCCAGGCCCTGGGCATCAACCCGGTGGGCCAGAGCGGCGTCTGGCCGGACCGGCATTACGCCGATCAGGCCGAAGCCTATGCCCAGGGCCGTTACCGGCCCCAGCATCTGGGCGAGCGCGATGTCGCCACCCATGCCAAGAGCACGCTGATACTGCGCCCGAAATAAGAACTTTGCGGGACATACCCGAGCCGAACAACCATGATCGTGAGCCAAACCGAGCGCCTGACGGTGCGCCTGCTGGAGCGCGGCGATGCCGCCTTCATGCTGCAGCTGGTCAACGAACCGGCCTTCATCCAGAACATCGGCGACCGCGAGGTGCGCGACCTCGCCCAGGCCCAGGCCTATACCGAACGCAGCGGGCCGCTCAGCTACGAGCGCCTTGGCTTCGGCATGTACCTGGTGGCGCTGAAATCCAGCGGTGAGCGCCTGGGCATTTGCGGCCTGATCAGCCGCGAGGGCCTGAGCGATGTGGACATCGGCTATGCCTTCCTGCAAGCGCATTGGGGCCAGGGCTATGCGCTGGAGGCGGCCCGGGCCGTGCTGGGACATGCCCACCGCGCACTGGGGCTCAGACGGGTGCTGGCGATCACGGCGCCGGAGAACCAGCCGTCGGTGCGCCTGCTTGAGCAGCTGGGCATGCAGGAGCAGGGGCTGGTGGACCTGCCCAAGTCGGGTGGTATCAGCCGGCTGTTCGTCTCGGAGGCAGACTGATCAAAGGCTGCAGCCGGCCTCGGCCGTGCTGGCGGCGTCGCTGGCGCCGACCGTCACGCCGTAGCGCTCGGCCGTCAGCTGGGCCAGGATAGAGACGGCAATCTCCGGTGGCGTGCGTGCGCCCAGGCGCAGGCCCACCGGGCCATGCAGGCGGGCGAGCTCCGCCTCGCTCATGCCGAAGTGCTCGGCCAGGCGGGCCTTGCGCTTGGCCTGGTTGACACGCGAACCGATAGCGCCCACATAGAAGGCGGGGCTCTTGAGCGCTTCCATCAGCGCCAGGTCGTCCAGCTTGGGGTCATGGGTCAGGGCGATGATGGCAGTGTGGGCATCCGGCTTGAGCTCGTTCACCACATCGTCGGGCATGCCGCGCAGCAGGCGGGCGCCGGCCACATCCCAGCCCTGGGCGTATTCCTCGCGCGGGTCGCAGATCAAGACCTGGTAGTCCAGTGCCAGCGCCATCGTCGCCAGGTAGTGGGTCAGCTGGCCGGCGCCGATGATGAGCAGCCGCCAGTCGGGGCCGTGGGTGGTGATCAGGGTGCGCTCGCTCAAGACCAGCAACTCGGCGGCAGCCTGCGGCTCCAGCAGGGTGACCTCGCCGGTGGCCAGGTTCAGCACCCGCTGCACCCGGGCGCCGCTGGCCAGCCGGGCGAGCAGATCCCCGATATGCGAGCCGGCGTGTATGGGCTCGAGCACCAGCTCCAAGGTGCCGCCGCAGGGCAGGCCGAAGCGCGTTGCCTCCTCGGCGCCAACGCCGTAGCGCACCAGCTCAGGGTGCTTCAGCGCCAGCGCGCCCTCGCGCACGCGGGCAATCAGATCGTCCTCGATGCAGCCGCCCGACACCGAGCCAGCGATCTGGCCGTCACCGCGCACCGCCACCACCGAGCCCACCGGCCGGGGCGCCGAGCCCCAGGTGCGGGTGATCGTACCCAGCACGACGGGCTGGTCCTGTTCCTGCCACTGCGCCACCTGACGCAGCACTTGTAGATCGACGTTGTCCATGGCTTTGAAGTTTCGCGTGTGCTGACGGGGAATTCTGCAGACTAGGCGCAAACATGCAAGCTTGTGCGCAATGCGAAGAATGTCCCTAGTGTGACAGCCTGCTCAGGGTTCCTGGGGGCTTGCCGCGCGCAGCTTCCGGGCGTAAAAGTGATGACCGTGAACGGGCGCCTTTGTGCGCCCGGTTTGCGCTGTATTGGCACCCTAGTTGTATCTGCATCACGCCCGGCCTAGCGCTGACAGGCCCAGCGATCAAAAACAGGAGACAGTATGAGCACGGCGATTACTCTGACGGTCAATGGCAAGGCGGTCACGCGCGAAGTTGCGCCCGACACCCTGCTGGTGCAGTTTCTGCGCGAGGATCTGCGACTCACCGGCACCCATGTCGGTTGCGATACCGGCCAATGCGGCGCCTGCACGGTGCATGTCAACGGCCGGGCGGTGAAGTCCTGCAATGTGCTGGCCGTGCAGGCCTCGGGCACCCAGGTCACGACCATCGAGGGCCTGGCCAGGGCCGACGGCAGCCTGCACCCGATGCAGGCCGCGTTCAAGGAGTGCCATGGTCTGCAGTGCGGCTTCTGCACCCCCGGCATGGTGATGAGCGCCATCGACCTGGTGCAGCACGCCCCGCATGGCAGTGCGGCCGAGATCCGCGAGCAGCTGGAGGGCAATTTCTGCCGCTGTACCGGCTATCAGAACATCGTCAAGGCCATTCAGCAGGGCGCCCAGGCGATGGGGGTATGAACGCCCCCAAGGCCGCCGCTTCGCGACGTCCGCCCCCCCGAGGGGGAGCAGAAAACTCGGGAACGGCCCTTCGTTTTCTTGACCGGGAGACATGACACCATGAACGCACCCCAAGCCGGCCTGATAGGCCAATCCGTCAAGCGCAAGGAAGACGCGCGCTTCCTCACCGGCCGCGGCCAGTACACCGACGACATCTCGCAGCAGTTCCAGACCTACGCCTACTTCCTGCGCTCGCCCTATGCCCACGCCAAGATACTTAGCATCAACACCGCCGCGGCCCAGGCAGCGCCCGGCGTGCTGGGCGTGTTCACCGGCGAGCATTTCCGCGCCGTCGGCGGCCTGCCCTGCGGCTGGCTGATCACCAGCACCGACGGCACGCCGATGAAGGAGCCCAAGCACCCCATCCTGGCCGACGGCAAGGTGCGCCATGTCGGCGACCAGGTGGCCATGGTGGTGGCCGAAACCTACGAGCAGGCCAAGGCGGCGGCCGGGCTGATCGAGGTCGACTATGAAGAACTGACCCCGGTGGTGGACACCGCTCTGGCCAAGGGCGCGGTGTTTGATGGAAAACCCACAAGCGTGCATGACGAGGCGCCCGACAATGTCTGCTACGGCTGGGCGATAGGCGACAAGGCGGCGGTCGATGCCGCCTTTGCCAGCGCCCCCCACGTCACGACCCTGGAGTTCCGCAACAACCGGCTGATCCCGAACGCGATCGAACCGCGCGCGGCCAATGCCTCCTACAGCGCCCACGACGAGAGCTATACGCTCTATGTGGCGAACCAGAATCCGCACGTCGAGCGTTTGCTGATGTGCGCCTTTGTGCTGGGCATCCCCGAGCACAAGATGCGGGTGGTGGCGCCCGATGTCGGCGGCGGTTTCGGCTCCAAGATCTTCTTGTACGCCGAGGAGACGGCCCTGGTCTGGGCCTCCAAGCAGATAGGCCGGCCGATCAAGTGGACGGCCGACCGCAGCGAGGCCTTTCTGACCGACGCCCACGGCCGCGACCATGCGACCGTGGCCGAGCTGGCGACCGACAAGGACGGCAAGTTCCTCGCCATGCGCGTCAACACGACGGCCAATCTGGGCGCCTACCTGTCCACCTTCGCCAGCAGCGTGCCGACGATTCTGTATGCCACCCTGCTGGCCGGCCAGTACACGACGCCGCATATCTACTGCCATGTCACCGGCGTATTCACCAACACGGCGCCGGTCGATGCCTACCGCGGCGCGGGCCGGCCCGAGGCCACCTATGTGGTCGAGCGGCTGGTCGAGACGGCGGCGCATGAACTGGGCATTGACCCGGCCGAGATTCGCCGCCGCAACTTCATCCACAGCTTCCCCTATGCCACGCCGGTGGGCCTGACCTATGACGTCGGCGACTATGACGCGACACTGAACCAGGTGCTGGAGCTGGCCGATGTGGCCGGCTACGCGGCGCGCAAGGCGGCCAGCGAGGCCAAGGGCTTGAAGCGCGGCATCGGCTACTCGACCTACATCGAGGCCTGCGGCCTGGCGCCCAGCAATATCGCCGGGGCCTTGGGTGCGCGGGCCGGTCTGTTCGAGGCCGGCGAGGTGCGCGTCCATCCCACCGGCAAGGTGACGGTGTTCACCGGCAGCCACAGCCATGGCCAAGGCCATGAGACGACCTTCGCCCAGGTGGTGGCCGACAAGCTGGGCATACCGCTGGACGATGTGGACATCCAGCACGGCGACACCGGCAAGGTGCTGTTCGGCATGGGCACCTACGGCAGCCGGTCTCTCTCGGTCGGCGGCTCGGCCATCGTCAAGGCGGTGGACAAGATCGTCGCCAAGGGCAAGAAGATCGCCGCCCATCTGCTGGAGGCAGCCGACACCGACATCGAGTTCGAGAACGGCCAATTCAAGGTGGCCGGCACCGACAAGGCCGTGCCCTTTGCCAGCGTTTCGCTGGCGGCCTATGTGCCGCACAACTACCCGTTGGACAAGCTGGAGCCCGGACTGAACGAAAACGCCTTCTACGACCCGACCAACTTCACCTACCCGGCCGGCAGCTATGTCTGCGAGGTCGAGGTCGATCCGGCCACCGGCGTCGTGCGTGTCGATCGCTTCAGCGCCTGCGATGACTTCGGCAATATCGTCAACCCGATGATTGTCGAAGGCCAGGTCCATGGCGGGCTGGCCCAGGGCATAGGCCAGGCGCTGCTGGAGCATGGGGTCTACGACGTCGAGTCCGGCCAGCTGCTCAGTGGCAGCTATATGGATTACGCGATGCCGCGCGCCGACGACCTGCCGCAGTTCAACGTCGTCACCGCCAAGGGCACGCCCTGCTCGCACAACCCGCTGGGGGTCAAGGGCTGCGGCGAGGCCGGGGCGATAGGCTCGCCAGCGGCGGTGATGAATGCCGTCTGCAATGCCATAGGGGTGAAGAGCGTGGCCATGCCGGCTTCGCCGCACACCGTTTGGCAGGCCATTCAGGCAAGCCGTTGAGCAGCCCAGACAGCTAAGGAGACACAGATGCAAACATTCGCATACCAACGGCCGGCCTCGCTGGCCGATGCTGCCCGCGCCGCAGCCGGTGCCGAGGCCAAGCTGATCGCCGGGGGCCAGTCCCTGCTCGGCGCGATGAAGCTGGGCCTGGCCGCACCCGACACCCTGATCGATCTGCACAGCATCCCCGATCTGCAGTCGATCAAGGTCGAGCCGGGCAAGGTCACCGTGGGCGCCATGTGCACCCACGCCACGGTGGCGGCGCACAAGGAACTGGCCGTGGCGATCCCGGCGCTGGCCTTCCTGGCCGGCAATATCGGCGACCGCCAGGTGCGCAACGTCGGCACGATAGGCGGCAGCCTGGCCAACAACGACCCGGCGGCCTGCTACCCGGCGGCCGTGCTGGGGCTGGGCGCCACCGTGCACACCAACACGCGCAGCATCGCCGCCGATGACTTTTTCAAGGGCCTGTACGAGACGGCGCTGCAGACGGGCGAGATCATCACCGCGGTCAGCTTCCCGGTGCCCGAGAAGGCCGGCTGGCAGAAGTTCAAGCAGCCGGCCTCGCGCTTCTCGCTGGTCGGCGTGTTCGTCGCGAAGGGGCCGGCCGGCGTGCGCGTGGCCGTCACTGGCGCCGGTGCGGGCGTGTTCCGCGTCAAGGCGCTGGAAGACAAGCTGGCGGCCGGTTGGTCGGCCGCGGCCTGTGCCGGCGTCGAGGTCAGCGCCGAGGGGCTGAACACCGATCTGCATGGCTCGGCCGAGTACCGGGCCTCGCTGATACCGGTGTTGGCGGGCAGGGCGGTGGCGGGCAGGGCGGTGGCGGGCAGGGCGGTGGCGGGGAGTTGAGCGCCTCGTCCGACATTCCGGCCAGTATCGACGCCACCGAGGCGCAGCTGCTGGCCCACGACTATGTGCCCGAGCGGGAGCTGTCCACCGCCGTGTTCCTGGCCCTGCGCCTGCAGCGCCCGCTGTTCCTCGAGGGCGAGCCGGGCACCGGCAAGACGCAGATCGCCAAGACCCTGGCCGAGATGCTGGGCCGGCCGCTGATCAGGCTGCAGTGCCATGAGGGGCTGGACCTGGCCGGCGCGGCCTACGAGTGGAACTATGCCCGGCAGATGTTGGAGATACGGCTGGCCGAGCGCGAGCAGATCGACCGGGCGGCGCTGACGGCCGATCTGTTCTCGCCGCGCTTCCTGATACAGCGCGCGCTGCTGCAGGCCATAGACCCGGCCCAGCCGGTGCCGCCGGTGCTGCTGATCGACGAGCTGGACCGTGCGGACGAACCGTTCGAGGCTTTTTTGCTGGAGGTGCTGTCCGACTTCCAGATCACCATTCCCGAGCTGGGCACGGTCAAGGCGCTGCAGCCGCCCATCGTCGTGCTCACATCGAACCGCACGCGCGAGGTGCACGACGCGGTCAAACGCCGCTGCCTCTACCACTGGGTCGGCTTTCCGGACGCCGCGCGTGAGCTGGAGATACTTGCCCGGCGCGTGCCCCAGGCGCCGCAGGCCTTGGCGCGACAGATCGTGCTTTTCATCCAGGGCCTGCGGCGCCTGGACCTGTACAAGCTGCCCGGCATTGCCGAGACGATCGAATGGTCGCGCGCGCTGCTGGAGCTGGACGCACTGGTGCTGGACCCTGCGACCGTCAACAACACGC
It contains:
- a CDS encoding xanthine dehydrogenase family protein subunit M — its product is MQTFAYQRPASLADAARAAAGAEAKLIAGGQSLLGAMKLGLAAPDTLIDLHSIPDLQSIKVEPGKVTVGAMCTHATVAAHKELAVAIPALAFLAGNIGDRQVRNVGTIGGSLANNDPAACYPAAVLGLGATVHTNTRSIAADDFFKGLYETALQTGEIITAVSFPVPEKAGWQKFKQPASRFSLVGVFVAKGPAGVRVAVTGAGAGVFRVKALEDKLAAGWSAAACAGVEVSAEGLNTDLHGSAEYRASLIPVLAGRAVAGRAVAGRAVAGS
- a CDS encoding xanthine dehydrogenase family protein molybdopterin-binding subunit, which translates into the protein MNAPQAGLIGQSVKRKEDARFLTGRGQYTDDISQQFQTYAYFLRSPYAHAKILSINTAAAQAAPGVLGVFTGEHFRAVGGLPCGWLITSTDGTPMKEPKHPILADGKVRHVGDQVAMVVAETYEQAKAAAGLIEVDYEELTPVVDTALAKGAVFDGKPTSVHDEAPDNVCYGWAIGDKAAVDAAFASAPHVTTLEFRNNRLIPNAIEPRAANASYSAHDESYTLYVANQNPHVERLLMCAFVLGIPEHKMRVVAPDVGGGFGSKIFLYAEETALVWASKQIGRPIKWTADRSEAFLTDAHGRDHATVAELATDKDGKFLAMRVNTTANLGAYLSTFASSVPTILYATLLAGQYTTPHIYCHVTGVFTNTAPVDAYRGAGRPEATYVVERLVETAAHELGIDPAEIRRRNFIHSFPYATPVGLTYDVGDYDATLNQVLELADVAGYAARKAASEAKGLKRGIGYSTYIEACGLAPSNIAGALGARAGLFEAGEVRVHPTGKVTVFTGSHSHGQGHETTFAQVVADKLGIPLDDVDIQHGDTGKVLFGMGTYGSRSLSVGGSAIVKAVDKIVAKGKKIAAHLLEAADTDIEFENGQFKVAGTDKAVPFASVSLAAYVPHNYPLDKLEPGLNENAFYDPTNFTYPAGSYVCEVEVDPATGVVRVDRFSACDDFGNIVNPMIVEGQVHGGLAQGIGQALLEHGVYDVESGQLLSGSYMDYAMPRADDLPQFNVVTAKGTPCSHNPLGVKGCGEAGAIGSPAAVMNAVCNAIGVKSVAMPASPHTVWQAIQASR
- a CDS encoding GNAT family N-acetyltransferase; its protein translation is MIVSQTERLTVRLLERGDAAFMLQLVNEPAFIQNIGDREVRDLAQAQAYTERSGPLSYERLGFGMYLVALKSSGERLGICGLISREGLSDVDIGYAFLQAHWGQGYALEAARAVLGHAHRALGLRRVLAITAPENQPSVRLLEQLGMQEQGLVDLPKSGGISRLFVSEAD
- a CDS encoding XdhC family protein, which produces MDNVDLQVLRQVAQWQEQDQPVVLGTITRTWGSAPRPVGSVVAVRGDGQIAGSVSGGCIEDDLIARVREGALALKHPELVRYGVGAEEATRFGLPCGGTLELVLEPIHAGSHIGDLLARLASGARVQRVLNLATGEVTLLEPQAAAELLVLSERTLITTHGPDWRLLIIGAGQLTHYLATMALALDYQVLICDPREEYAQGWDVAGARLLRGMPDDVVNELKPDAHTAIIALTHDPKLDDLALMEALKSPAFYVGAIGSRVNQAKRKARLAEHFGMSEAELARLHGPVGLRLGARTPPEIAVSILAQLTAERYGVTVGASDAASTAEAGCSL
- a CDS encoding MoxR family ATPase; this encodes MSASSDIPASIDATEAQLLAHDYVPERELSTAVFLALRLQRPLFLEGEPGTGKTQIAKTLAEMLGRPLIRLQCHEGLDLAGAAYEWNYARQMLEIRLAEREQIDRAALTADLFSPRFLIQRALLQAIDPAQPVPPVLLIDELDRADEPFEAFLLEVLSDFQITIPELGTVKALQPPIVVLTSNRTREVHDAVKRRCLYHWVGFPDAARELEILARRVPQAPQALARQIVLFIQGLRRLDLYKLPGIAETIEWSRALLELDALVLDPATVNNTLGVLLKYQDDIAKVQGSEAARLLEQVHAATRMPPGP
- a CDS encoding 2Fe-2S iron-sulfur cluster-binding protein, producing MSTAITLTVNGKAVTREVAPDTLLVQFLREDLRLTGTHVGCDTGQCGACTVHVNGRAVKSCNVLAVQASGTQVTTIEGLARADGSLHPMQAAFKECHGLQCGFCTPGMVMSAIDLVQHAPHGSAAEIREQLEGNFCRCTGYQNIVKAIQQGAQAMGV